A DNA window from Armatimonadota bacterium contains the following coding sequences:
- a CDS encoding 1-deoxy-D-xylulose-5-phosphate reductoisomerase, translating to MKRISILGATGSIGTQTLDIVRQMGDRFQVVSMAANTNESSLQKLATEFGVSRLALAKEGASSSIPSGLNALSDMVTASDVDLVVVAIAGAAAIVPTVAAIEADKSIALASKEVLVAAGEWVMPLVAKHDTRFTPIDSEHSAIFQCLQGYSPSQVSKIILTASGGPFRGFTRDQLGGIKPEQALNHPNWSMGAKITIDSASMMNKALETIEARWLFGLDLSQVDVLVHPQSIIHSMIEFADTSVIGQLGWPDMRLPIQYALTYPERIPNELKPWNPVATGPLIFEELDEEVFPAIQLARHADAAGGTLPAVFNAANEAAVAQFLNGQLSFLGIADTVQNVMNEHSPSAISFEAILEADQWARIRVEEIASA from the coding sequence ATGAAGCGAATCTCAATTTTGGGGGCCACTGGCAGCATTGGAACTCAAACGCTAGACATCGTGCGGCAGATGGGCGATCGATTCCAAGTGGTCTCGATGGCGGCCAACACCAACGAAAGCTCGCTTCAAAAACTTGCGACCGAATTCGGAGTAAGTCGCCTCGCTTTGGCCAAAGAGGGTGCCTCCAGTTCGATCCCATCGGGCCTGAACGCGCTTTCCGATATGGTCACGGCAAGCGATGTGGATTTGGTCGTGGTAGCAATTGCAGGCGCTGCGGCGATCGTCCCGACCGTGGCCGCGATCGAGGCGGACAAGTCCATCGCACTCGCTAGCAAGGAAGTACTCGTCGCGGCAGGAGAATGGGTCATGCCGCTGGTGGCGAAGCACGACACCCGATTCACACCGATCGACAGCGAGCACAGCGCCATCTTTCAATGCCTTCAAGGCTATTCACCCAGCCAAGTGTCCAAAATCATCCTCACCGCTAGCGGTGGCCCTTTCAGAGGATTCACCCGCGACCAGTTGGGCGGGATCAAGCCAGAGCAAGCCCTCAATCATCCGAATTGGAGCATGGGCGCAAAGATCACCATCGACAGCGCCAGCATGATGAACAAGGCACTAGAAACCATTGAAGCTCGGTGGTTGTTTGGACTCGACTTGAGCCAGGTTGATGTCCTGGTCCATCCCCAAAGCATCATTCATTCGATGATCGAATTTGCAGATACGTCCGTGATCGGTCAACTCGGCTGGCCGGATATGCGCCTGCCTATCCAATATGCGCTGACCTACCCAGAACGGATACCGAATGAACTCAAGCCTTGGAACCCCGTCGCGACTGGACCTTTGATTTTTGAAGAGCTGGACGAAGAAGTTTTCCCCGCTATTCAACTCGCCAGACACGCCGATGCAGCAGGTGGCACACTTCCCGCAGTCTTCAACGCAGCAAACGAGGCCGCTGTTGCGCAGTTTTTGAACGGCCAACTCAGCTTCCTGGGAATCGCAGACACGGTTCAAAACGTTATGAATGAACATAGTCCCTCTGCAATCAGTTTTGAGGCAATTCTTGAAGCTGATCAATGGGCACGAATCCGCGTAGAGGAAATCGCGAGCGCTTAA
- a CDS encoding Mu-like prophage major head subunit gpT family protein, translated as MALTKSDIPELMLAGLKTEFDLAYRSQLDNSLAAAIATTVNTTVPVQNYAWLSFPPPMREFIDERRPSGLKSYSLSIEDKVFESTLAIDRRAIEDDQLDLIRFRIKDLAQRVVQHRHQILVEKLLSGRTAPGPDGQAMFGEHTVGSQTQENSLTDSLNTETLRTAISTMMAFQDESDTPLGVMPDTLLVGPANYWTALELVESQIVVAKSAASAGTPYKNVLQGRLNVVVSPFISGNNSDLWFLMDTSRPVRSLILQQRSDVPVEFTALDSNSGSESAFIRDRYYYGVRGRYNVGFGLWQFAFAGGNA; from the coding sequence ATGGCACTTACAAAATCAGATATTCCTGAACTTATGCTCGCCGGTCTGAAGACCGAGTTTGATCTTGCTTACCGTTCGCAGCTTGACAACAGCCTTGCTGCTGCGATCGCGACGACTGTGAACACCACCGTTCCGGTGCAAAACTACGCTTGGCTGAGCTTCCCGCCGCCGATGCGCGAGTTCATCGACGAACGCCGTCCTTCGGGTCTGAAATCGTATTCTCTATCCATCGAAGACAAGGTGTTTGAATCGACACTGGCGATCGACCGCCGGGCGATCGAAGACGACCAGTTGGACTTGATTCGGTTCCGAATCAAGGATCTGGCACAGCGCGTCGTGCAGCACCGGCACCAAATCTTGGTGGAGAAGCTGCTTTCCGGACGAACTGCTCCAGGGCCAGATGGTCAGGCGATGTTTGGCGAACACACGGTGGGCTCTCAAACTCAAGAAAACAGCCTGACAGACTCGCTCAACACAGAAACCTTGCGAACGGCGATCTCCACGATGATGGCGTTCCAGGACGAATCGGACACTCCGCTCGGCGTCATGCCAGATACCTTGTTGGTTGGTCCAGCAAACTACTGGACCGCGCTTGAGTTGGTCGAGAGTCAGATCGTCGTTGCGAAGTCAGCCGCGTCCGCTGGCACACCGTATAAGAACGTACTGCAAGGTCGCTTGAATGTGGTGGTGTCGCCGTTCATTTCTGGAAACAACTCGGACCTCTGGTTCTTGATGGATACCTCGCGGCCGGTACGGTCCTTGATCCTCCAGCAACGATCGGATGTTCCGGTTGAGTTCACCGCTCTCGACAGCAACAGCGGTTCTGAATCGGCGTTCATCCGCGATCGCTACTACTATGGCGTCCGTGGTCGCTACAACGTCGGCTTCGGCTTGTGGCAGTTCGCGTTCGCTGGCGGAAACGCCTAA
- a CDS encoding response regulator translates to MALKILVCDDERHIVRLIQVNLEKQGYQVVTAYDGKEGLEKIKAEKPNLVVLDVMMPYMDGFEVLKNLRREPDFMDLPVIMLTAKAQDKDVFEGYHYGADMYLTKPFNPIELVTFVKRIAEGAGGNNGGPKRYEV, encoded by the coding sequence ATGGCCCTGAAGATTCTAGTTTGTGACGACGAAAGACATATTGTTCGCTTGATCCAAGTTAACTTGGAGAAGCAAGGCTATCAGGTTGTGACGGCATACGACGGCAAAGAAGGTCTCGAGAAGATCAAAGCCGAAAAGCCGAACCTGGTTGTATTGGACGTGATGATGCCGTACATGGACGGGTTTGAAGTGCTCAAGAACCTTCGACGCGAACCCGATTTCATGGATCTCCCGGTGATCATGTTGACCGCGAAGGCGCAAGACAAGGACGTGTTTGAAGGCTATCACTATGGCGCAGACATGTATCTCACCAAGCCGTTTAACCCGATTGAACTGGTGACCTTTGTGAAGCGAATTGCTGAAGGTGCCGGCGGAAACAACGGCGGACCAAAGCGCTACGAAGTGTAA
- a CDS encoding alpha-ketoacid dehydrogenase subunit beta encodes MSATASKGVKTNYINAIKDALFEEMARNSDMVCMGEDIGILGSAFGTTEGLQAKFGADRVIDMPISEACIVGAAVGMALNGKTVMVEMQFIDFISCGFDQIVNMMATYHYRTAGDVSMPIVVRGPAGAYSGGALYHSQMNEAWFLNSPGIKVVCPSTPYDAKGLMKAALRDPNPVIIYEIKNLYRLPKIEEEIPTEDYEVPLGKAVVRKEGKDITIATYGQNVYHCLDAAALLEKQGMSAEVIDLRSLNPLDEDTLVASVAKTGRFLAVNEAPRTCGFAGELVARINEKAFEYLDAPASRITRMDTPVPWAKTLETFVLPSIKEIADTAERLIKY; translated from the coding sequence ATGTCTGCAACTGCAAGTAAGGGTGTGAAAACCAATTACATCAACGCGATCAAAGACGCGCTTTTCGAGGAAATGGCGCGGAACTCTGACATGGTTTGCATGGGCGAGGATATCGGAATCCTCGGTTCGGCGTTTGGAACCACAGAAGGACTTCAAGCCAAGTTTGGCGCAGATCGCGTGATTGACATGCCGATCAGCGAAGCCTGCATCGTGGGTGCAGCTGTTGGAATGGCACTCAATGGTAAGACCGTGATGGTCGAAATGCAGTTTATTGACTTCATTTCGTGCGGCTTTGACCAGATCGTCAATATGATGGCGACCTACCATTACCGAACTGCTGGCGACGTGTCGATGCCGATTGTGGTGCGCGGCCCTGCTGGAGCGTATTCTGGCGGCGCGCTCTATCACAGTCAGATGAATGAGGCCTGGTTCCTGAATTCGCCTGGCATTAAGGTGGTTTGCCCATCCACGCCATACGACGCCAAAGGTTTGATGAAGGCCGCCCTGCGCGATCCAAACCCGGTGATCATTTACGAAATTAAGAACCTGTACCGATTGCCTAAGATCGAAGAAGAAATTCCAACCGAGGATTACGAAGTGCCACTGGGCAAAGCTGTGGTCCGAAAAGAAGGGAAGGATATTACGATCGCAACCTACGGACAGAATGTTTATCACTGCCTGGACGCCGCCGCTCTGCTCGAAAAGCAGGGAATGAGCGCGGAGGTGATCGACCTTCGAAGTTTGAATCCGCTTGACGAGGACACCTTGGTCGCCTCAGTTGCGAAGACCGGCAGGTTCCTCGCGGTGAACGAAGCCCCAAGAACCTGTGGATTTGCAGGCGAATTGGTAGCACGGATCAACGAGAAGGCGTTTGAATATTTGGACGCTCCAGCTTCGCGAATCACGCGAATGGACACGCCAGTGCCTTGGGCAAAGACGCTTGAAACTTTTGTGCTGCCAAGCATTAAAGAGATTGCAGACACGGCCGAACGGCTCATCAAGTATTAA
- a CDS encoding Gfo/Idh/MocA family oxidoreductase, giving the protein MVKIGVLGAGGMGNVHTRHYKAMPDVEVSIFDIREDAKADFAGRHQVKPASSLQELIDWADAIDVCLPTDLHKPHALMAIAAGKSVLCEKPMGIDEQECIEMMEAASKAGVLLMPAQVVRCFPEFKHAHDLVVARKVGTPIAARTRRGGKAPVGSGSWFTDTNRSGGVLLDLAIHDFDWLRWTFGEVASVSSRTVRITRPEMLAGLPGDYSLTTLEFDSGLIAHVEGTWLDPSGFRATFEVCGTDGMIEFDSRKVGVSRVHTEGKSITENPMDQARDPYYVQGRGFVEAIVNKTAPPVTALDGLMAVSIARAAMQSAATGKPVSPSRHF; this is encoded by the coding sequence ATGGTGAAAATTGGTGTCCTCGGTGCCGGCGGAATGGGTAATGTACACACCCGTCATTACAAAGCGATGCCGGACGTCGAAGTGTCTATCTTTGACATCCGCGAGGACGCCAAGGCTGATTTTGCGGGTCGACACCAAGTCAAACCAGCCTCGAGCTTGCAAGAACTCATTGACTGGGCCGATGCCATCGATGTTTGCTTGCCGACCGACCTGCACAAGCCACACGCGCTCATGGCGATTGCCGCCGGGAAATCTGTACTCTGCGAAAAGCCTATGGGGATCGATGAACAAGAATGTATCGAGATGATGGAGGCAGCCAGCAAAGCCGGAGTGTTGTTGATGCCTGCACAGGTCGTTCGGTGTTTCCCGGAATTCAAACATGCGCATGATCTCGTTGTGGCAAGGAAGGTGGGAACGCCAATTGCGGCTCGAACGCGCCGAGGAGGCAAGGCACCAGTCGGTAGCGGAAGCTGGTTCACCGACACAAACCGTTCGGGCGGTGTACTACTCGATCTCGCCATTCACGACTTCGACTGGCTTCGATGGACGTTTGGCGAAGTCGCCTCGGTGAGTTCGCGCACCGTCAGAATCACTCGCCCGGAGATGCTGGCAGGACTTCCCGGCGATTACAGTCTGACGACTTTGGAATTCGATTCCGGCCTGATCGCGCACGTCGAAGGCACATGGCTCGATCCGAGCGGATTCCGCGCAACCTTCGAGGTTTGCGGAACTGACGGCATGATCGAATTCGACTCACGAAAGGTCGGAGTTTCGCGAGTGCATACGGAAGGCAAGTCCATAACAGAAAATCCGATGGATCAGGCACGAGACCCCTATTATGTTCAAGGGCGAGGCTTCGTCGAGGCGATCGTCAACAAGACCGCTCCGCCCGTCACCGCGCTTGATGGATTGATGGCTGTCTCGATCGCGCGGGCGGCCATGCAGAGCGCGGCCACGGGCAAACCGGTTTCGCCATCAAGGCATTTCTAA
- a CDS encoding alpha amylase N-terminal ig-like domain-containing protein, whose translation MNGIMICALLGVFAGSDQVAHRFEFTTTEDLKAVSVAGEFNNWNKDANPMTKAAGTKNWSATVNLSPGSYQYKFVLNGERWVTDPKAFRNVDDGNGNTNSLLLIVPEDYTKYPAKIGDGLITPSAVTHIQEVPNLNFDQGKLTVTLTARTGDVQSLQVDLGGKLIPMRKIGSNDLRETYRATLPWDRKSNLNYFFVLTDGSKTSYFGPKGLSSTNKTPFSLDAMKFKPFEVPSWVEGTVFYQIFPDRFDNGSKENDPKNLTKWVDKPTYDNRYGGDVAGVNRRTEYLKAIGVNGVYFNPVMFAPSNHRYDPSDFYRVDPEFGTNAEFIKMTHELDRQGIRVVLDQIFDHVGVTFPPFADVLRFQEKSRFKDWFFITGYPVEVKPNPNYVGWWGTEWMPKINLANKDAYNYLMESVDFWMAQAKLSGWRLDVANEPPQWFWQDFRKRVKGHNPNAWIVGEVWYDANPWLKGDQWDASMNYPFRDVVIQYVAKGSTKPTQFVNNLMRVYGLYAPQVSRNQLNLISSHDTPRFLHEAGNDRKLQALGAVVQFTWPGAPSVYYGEEIGMEGAQDPDNRRAMRWDMVGPKNELLSLYSKLIAVRKGASVLHNGEPVIFNQFDNENVATYGRVSGQDLAVVVINRSSKQFKGAVQLGAANKNRVLVDVLTGKTFTADSQGRLTVTLEPVSALVGLNNSNTHLSLVRDAEKAASRALSRKESMP comes from the coding sequence ATGAACGGAATCATGATTTGCGCGTTGTTAGGAGTGTTCGCTGGTTCAGACCAGGTCGCTCACCGGTTTGAATTCACAACCACGGAAGACCTGAAAGCAGTCAGCGTTGCCGGTGAGTTCAACAACTGGAACAAAGACGCAAATCCAATGACCAAGGCGGCCGGTACAAAGAACTGGTCCGCGACCGTTAACCTCTCCCCTGGAAGCTATCAGTACAAGTTCGTTTTGAATGGCGAACGATGGGTCACCGATCCAAAAGCGTTTCGAAACGTGGACGATGGTAATGGGAATACGAATTCTCTACTTCTGATCGTGCCAGAGGACTACACGAAGTATCCCGCCAAAATCGGGGACGGACTGATCACTCCTAGTGCGGTCACTCACATTCAAGAAGTTCCGAATCTCAATTTTGATCAAGGCAAGTTGACAGTCACACTTACGGCTCGCACGGGTGATGTCCAATCATTGCAAGTTGACCTCGGCGGCAAGCTGATTCCGATGCGAAAAATCGGGTCAAACGACCTGCGCGAAACCTACCGAGCGACGCTGCCTTGGGATCGCAAATCGAATCTCAACTATTTCTTTGTCCTGACGGACGGCTCGAAAACCTCCTACTTTGGCCCCAAAGGGCTCTCAAGCACAAACAAGACTCCATTTTCGCTCGATGCTATGAAGTTTAAGCCATTTGAAGTTCCGTCCTGGGTTGAAGGCACGGTGTTCTACCAAATCTTCCCAGACCGATTTGACAATGGCAGCAAGGAAAACGACCCCAAGAATCTGACCAAGTGGGTCGACAAGCCGACTTACGATAATCGCTATGGCGGAGATGTGGCCGGTGTAAACCGCCGGACGGAATATTTGAAGGCGATCGGCGTGAACGGCGTCTACTTTAATCCGGTGATGTTCGCTCCGAGCAACCACCGGTACGATCCGAGTGACTTTTACCGCGTCGATCCTGAGTTTGGCACCAATGCTGAATTCATCAAGATGACCCACGAACTGGACCGCCAGGGAATCCGGGTCGTCCTAGACCAGATCTTTGACCACGTGGGCGTGACCTTCCCGCCGTTTGCTGACGTGCTTCGATTCCAAGAAAAGAGCCGGTTCAAAGATTGGTTCTTTATCACGGGCTACCCGGTTGAGGTTAAGCCGAATCCAAATTATGTGGGTTGGTGGGGCACGGAATGGATGCCAAAGATCAACCTCGCCAACAAGGATGCCTACAACTACCTGATGGAGTCGGTGGACTTTTGGATGGCGCAGGCGAAACTGAGCGGATGGCGACTGGACGTTGCAAACGAGCCTCCGCAGTGGTTCTGGCAAGACTTTAGGAAGCGCGTTAAAGGGCACAACCCGAATGCTTGGATTGTCGGAGAAGTTTGGTACGACGCGAATCCTTGGCTAAAGGGCGACCAGTGGGACGCCAGCATGAACTACCCGTTCCGCGACGTTGTGATCCAATACGTTGCCAAAGGTTCAACCAAGCCCACACAGTTCGTCAACAACCTGATGCGAGTTTATGGACTGTACGCTCCGCAAGTCTCGCGAAACCAGCTCAATTTGATTTCTAGTCACGATACACCGCGGTTCCTACACGAAGCAGGGAACGATCGAAAGCTCCAAGCACTCGGCGCCGTGGTGCAATTCACTTGGCCAGGTGCTCCTAGCGTCTATTACGGCGAAGAGATTGGCATGGAAGGGGCGCAAGATCCTGACAATCGCCGAGCAATGCGGTGGGACATGGTCGGGCCGAAGAACGAGCTTCTTAGCCTCTATTCGAAGCTGATCGCTGTCCGAAAGGGAGCTTCCGTTCTTCACAACGGTGAACCGGTGATTTTTAATCAATTTGATAACGAGAACGTTGCGACCTATGGCCGGGTTTCTGGTCAAGATCTCGCCGTAGTGGTGATCAACCGCAGCTCCAAACAGTTTAAAGGAGCCGTGCAATTGGGAGCCGCAAACAAGAATCGGGTGCTCGTCGATGTCCTCACTGGCAAAACATTTACCGCAGATAGCCAGGGACGTTTGACCGTCACCCTCGAACCAGTTTCAGCCCTTGTGGGTCTGAATAATAGCAATACTCATCTCAGTCTCGTTCGAGACGCCGAAAAGGCCGCCTCCCGAGCACTTTCTCGTAAGGAGTCCATGCCATGA
- a CDS encoding site-2 protease family protein: MNELQQLLGYVGSGLIFMLMLAVLVFVHELGHFWAARALGMKVDAFAVMFGGIRKTDLRSSLDKPILDSRIVGALYGLAVFAALLGTSLHSAALSQVALFSLATVFPIWICLRIGRLYHLSLLASLKPLLFAYGALVAVGLFGTKGAIFNSTNSLLQMLFIGGIIGTLFVYYTPVIGKPESAPMGDGKVGDLDVQFRPIASRKDKHGTEFSLLLLPLGGFAAIKGMHPKEDGSETQIENGFYSKSPFARWLVLFAGPLFSILLGVILYATSLSIYGDEKPVNKPIIGELNDKGAAKAAGIQVGDKVVSVNGKTMTSFYDIILMTRQSGGKTLSFIIDRNGMEKKIELKPTKDTEETRVFNSDLELTEETAIQYKLGMGPKTVMVPVSFGQAISMSASLPVEGAVGFVKTFSQPAKAKDNVAGPASIASATHQAAKEGFFRILNLAAVLSLSLGFMNLLPVPPLDGGQMVVAFIEMFRKGKRLSIDTQMKINTVGFMLVAMLMFFVFSQDAAKLLVK; the protein is encoded by the coding sequence ATGAACGAATTACAACAACTTTTAGGGTACGTGGGATCGGGCCTGATTTTCATGCTGATGCTGGCGGTGCTCGTTTTCGTTCACGAGCTCGGACACTTTTGGGCAGCGCGAGCTCTCGGGATGAAGGTGGATGCATTCGCGGTGATGTTTGGCGGGATTCGTAAGACAGACTTGCGTTCCAGCCTGGACAAGCCGATTCTCGATTCAAGGATTGTCGGAGCGCTCTACGGACTTGCCGTCTTTGCGGCTCTTCTGGGTACTTCGCTTCATTCAGCAGCGCTCAGTCAAGTAGCCCTGTTCAGCTTGGCAACCGTTTTCCCAATTTGGATTTGCCTTCGAATCGGAAGGCTGTACCACTTGTCACTTCTGGCGAGTCTTAAGCCCCTCTTGTTTGCTTATGGAGCGCTGGTCGCGGTGGGACTGTTTGGTACAAAGGGCGCGATATTCAATTCCACGAATTCCCTACTTCAGATGCTGTTTATCGGCGGAATCATCGGCACCCTGTTTGTCTATTACACACCAGTCATCGGTAAGCCGGAAAGTGCTCCGATGGGAGATGGCAAGGTCGGCGATCTGGATGTTCAATTCAGGCCGATCGCTTCTCGCAAAGATAAGCATGGCACCGAGTTCAGCCTGCTCTTGCTCCCGCTAGGAGGATTTGCGGCCATCAAAGGCATGCATCCGAAAGAGGACGGTAGCGAAACCCAAATTGAGAATGGTTTCTATTCAAAATCGCCATTCGCCCGTTGGCTTGTACTTTTTGCCGGGCCGCTATTCAGCATTCTTCTTGGCGTGATTTTGTATGCCACGTCCTTGTCGATCTACGGAGACGAAAAGCCCGTCAACAAGCCGATCATTGGTGAACTTAACGATAAAGGCGCCGCAAAAGCAGCAGGCATACAAGTCGGCGACAAAGTCGTGTCGGTGAACGGCAAAACGATGACCTCGTTCTACGACATCATTTTGATGACCAGGCAATCTGGCGGCAAGACATTGAGCTTCATCATCGATCGAAATGGCATGGAGAAGAAGATCGAGCTGAAGCCAACTAAGGACACTGAAGAAACACGAGTATTCAATTCCGATCTCGAGCTCACGGAAGAGACTGCGATCCAATACAAGCTCGGAATGGGACCAAAGACGGTGATGGTTCCGGTGTCCTTCGGACAGGCGATTTCTATGTCAGCTTCCCTCCCAGTTGAGGGCGCCGTCGGCTTTGTTAAGACCTTCAGTCAACCCGCGAAAGCGAAGGACAATGTCGCAGGCCCGGCTTCCATTGCATCAGCCACTCACCAGGCAGCGAAAGAAGGTTTCTTCAGAATTCTGAATTTGGCAGCGGTGCTTTCCCTGTCCCTCGGGTTCATGAACTTACTCCCGGTCCCACCGCTAGATGGTGGTCAGATGGTCGTGGCGTTCATCGAGATGTTCCGCAAGGGCAAGCGGCTATCCATCGATACCCAGATGAAGATCAACACTGTAGGTTTCATGCTGGTCGCGATGCTGATGTTCTTTGTGTTCTCGCAGGACGCCGCAAAACTGCTCGTCAAGTAA
- a CDS encoding LacI family DNA-binding transcriptional regulator, with protein sequence MRVTQQDIARISGVSQATVSRVLGGDDRVDGEIRDRVLAVMKSHNYQPDVRARNLRQRKTHLIGLVLKREQGTLKGDPFFAMLVSEIVDALAGTPWHLCVDIANDSSRQKHVYDDLLRTRRVDGLMMVEVEPSDNRILALKADNFPFVLIGNASEVPELNAIDNDNVFAGKIATQHLVENGYEKVAFLGGPANLTVTQDRVAGYSGIVDQPIIRYAEFGWQDARQVALQLLRGNNRPDAIVAMDDTMALGVVQAARELGLALGDDLGVVGFNDSSVCDLIFGGLTSVNLQIESMVRWAIRRLIQVIEDEPLTGPTQDTVGCQLVVRGSTKRRPTVGAR encoded by the coding sequence ATGAGGGTTACACAACAAGATATCGCGAGAATATCCGGGGTTAGCCAGGCAACCGTAAGCCGAGTGCTGGGGGGCGACGACCGTGTTGACGGTGAGATCCGAGATCGGGTTCTTGCCGTGATGAAGAGCCACAACTACCAGCCGGATGTGCGCGCCCGTAATCTTCGGCAACGCAAAACTCACCTCATTGGCCTCGTGCTCAAGCGGGAGCAGGGCACTCTTAAAGGCGATCCGTTCTTTGCGATGCTCGTATCTGAGATCGTGGACGCTCTCGCTGGGACACCTTGGCACCTCTGCGTCGATATCGCGAACGACTCCTCTCGCCAAAAACACGTTTACGATGATCTTCTTCGGACTCGGCGTGTCGACGGCCTGATGATGGTGGAAGTCGAACCGAGTGATAACCGAATTCTCGCTCTCAAGGCAGACAATTTCCCATTTGTGTTGATCGGCAATGCTTCGGAAGTACCTGAACTGAATGCGATCGACAATGACAACGTGTTCGCGGGCAAGATTGCCACTCAGCATTTGGTCGAAAACGGATACGAGAAGGTTGCGTTTTTGGGCGGTCCAGCCAATTTGACGGTCACTCAAGATCGCGTCGCAGGATATTCCGGCATTGTGGACCAGCCGATAATCCGGTATGCCGAGTTTGGATGGCAGGATGCTCGTCAAGTCGCACTGCAACTATTACGTGGGAACAATCGGCCGGATGCGATTGTTGCCATGGACGATACGATGGCGCTCGGCGTAGTGCAAGCCGCTCGAGAACTCGGCCTCGCTCTAGGCGACGATCTGGGCGTGGTTGGATTTAACGACAGCTCAGTTTGCGACCTTATCTTTGGTGGATTGACCAGCGTCAACCTTCAAATCGAATCGATGGTGAGATGGGCAATCCGCCGATTGATTCAAGTGATCGAAGATGAGCCTCTCACCGGCCCAACCCAAGACACCGTTGGTTGTCAATTGGTGGTGCGCGGCTCTACAAAGAGGAGACCCACAGTAGGAGCAAGATGA